From Oligoflexia bacterium, the proteins below share one genomic window:
- a CDS encoding SDR family oxidoreductase codes for MKHIVITGAAGFLGVNLVKRLLKENDTHITCLDNFFSAYSKNIEWLQSQQNIKLIEHDIRTAFHSSEKVDEIYNLACPASPPVYQSDPIFTTETSVLGAINMLNLAHQHDATILQASTSEIYGDPTTHPQTESYRGNVNPVGIRSCYDEGKRCAESLFFDHHRMHGTKIKVIRIFNTYGPHMNPEDGRVVSNFIVQALKGNDLTVYGDGQQTRSFCYVEDLIAGMIAVMKSPKSLQGPYNLGNDTEYTVEQLAKIIIEKINPKLKLIKLPLPKDDPYKRKPCLQKVKKDIAWQPNVSLDQGLDTTINFFKTNI; via the coding sequence ATGAAGCATATAGTGATTACAGGCGCTGCCGGTTTCTTAGGTGTTAATTTAGTTAAACGTTTACTTAAAGAAAACGATACTCACATCACTTGCTTAGACAATTTTTTTTCTGCTTACTCAAAAAACATTGAATGGCTTCAATCCCAACAAAATATCAAGCTTATTGAACATGATATTAGAACAGCTTTTCATAGCAGTGAAAAAGTAGATGAAATTTATAACTTAGCTTGTCCAGCAAGCCCTCCTGTATATCAATCTGACCCTATTTTTACCACTGAAACCTCTGTTTTAGGTGCCATCAACATGTTGAATCTTGCACATCAGCATGATGCAACCATATTACAAGCGTCTACAAGTGAAATCTATGGTGACCCAACTACCCATCCTCAAACAGAAAGTTATAGAGGAAATGTAAACCCTGTTGGTATAAGATCTTGCTACGATGAAGGTAAGCGTTGTGCAGAGTCTTTATTTTTTGATCATCATCGTATGCATGGCACAAAAATTAAAGTCATTCGTATTTTTAACACCTACGGACCGCATATGAACCCTGAAGATGGTAGAGTGGTTTCTAATTTTATTGTACAAGCCTTAAAAGGTAATGACTTAACTGTTTATGGTGATGGGCAACAAACCCGAAGCTTTTGTTATGTTGAAGATTTAATTGCAGGAATGATTGCCGTTATGAAAAGTCCTAAAAGTCTTCAAGGTCCCTATAATTTGGGAAACGACACAGAATATACAGTTGAACAATTGGCTAAGATTATTATTGAAAAAATCAATCCAAAGCTAAAACTCATTAAGCTCCCTTTGCCTAAAGATGATCCATACAAAAGAAAACCGTGCCTACAAAAAGTCAAAAAAGATATTGCTTGGCAACCAAATGTCTCACTTGATCAAGGTTTAGATACAACAATCAATTTTTTCAAAACGAATATTTAA
- a CDS encoding DegT/DnrJ/EryC1/StrS family aminotransferase has translation MNHKNIPLLDLKKQYQQIKPYIDQAFERVMQSQHFILGPEVNTFELEVALYTHSKFALGVSSGSDALILALMALDIGPGDEVITSPYTFFATVGAISRLGATPVFVDIDQDTFNIDCTKIEAMITRKTKAIIPVHLFGQCSDMSPILELAQKHNIKVIEDAAQAIGASQNNKAAGSMGDIGCFSCFPAKNLGAFGDAGFISCQDETLAEKMHILRAHGSKPKYYHKYIGGNFRLDALQAAVLREKLQFLDDWTKKRQQNATFYQESLGSISELKLPVVKDGNTHVFNQYMLQVDPKQRDSICQHLQDKGIATALYYPLPLHLQECFADLSYQKGDFPVAELCALNSFAIPVYPELGQENLHYIVQSIKSFFD, from the coding sequence ATGAATCATAAAAATATACCCCTGCTGGATTTAAAAAAACAGTACCAGCAAATCAAACCTTACATTGATCAAGCTTTTGAGCGTGTCATGCAGTCGCAACATTTTATTTTGGGTCCAGAAGTCAATACATTTGAACTTGAAGTAGCGCTATATACGCATTCAAAGTTTGCTTTAGGCGTTTCATCAGGTAGCGATGCATTGATCTTAGCCTTAATGGCTTTAGATATTGGGCCTGGAGATGAAGTAATCACTTCTCCATACACTTTTTTTGCCACTGTCGGCGCTATTTCACGCTTGGGTGCTACACCTGTGTTTGTAGATATTGATCAGGATACATTTAATATTGATTGTACTAAAATTGAAGCTATGATCACCCGTAAAACCAAAGCCATTATTCCCGTTCATCTTTTTGGTCAATGTTCGGACATGTCACCAATTTTGGAATTAGCACAAAAACACAATATAAAAGTCATTGAAGATGCAGCCCAAGCCATTGGTGCTTCTCAAAATAATAAAGCGGCGGGTTCAATGGGAGATATTGGCTGTTTTAGTTGTTTCCCAGCAAAAAACTTGGGTGCCTTTGGTGATGCTGGTTTTATAAGCTGCCAAGATGAGACCTTGGCAGAAAAAATGCATATATTAAGAGCACATGGCTCAAAACCCAAGTATTACCACAAATACATTGGGGGCAATTTTCGTTTGGATGCCTTACAGGCTGCTGTTTTACGAGAAAAATTGCAGTTTCTAGATGATTGGACAAAAAAACGTCAACAAAATGCTACCTTCTATCAAGAAAGTTTAGGTTCTATTTCTGAGCTCAAACTTCCTGTTGTAAAAGACGGTAATACCCATGTTTTTAATCAATACATGCTACAAGTTGACCCAAAACAAAGAGACTCTATATGCCAACACCTGCAAGACAAAGGCATTGCAACAGCACTTTATTACCCCCTTCCCTTACATCTTCAAGAATGTTTTGCTGATTTAAGCTATCAAAAAGGTGATTTTCCAGTTGCTGAATTATGTGCATTAAACAGTTTTGCTATTCCTGTGTACCCAGAGTTAGGACAAGAAAACCTTCATTACATTGTCCAATCCATAAAAAGTTTCTTTGATTGA
- a CDS encoding acyltransferase, which yields MSSQSTNDNYFVHASSYVDEGAQIGNGTKIWHFCHIMPGATIGTNCNFGQNVVVHSKVKIGNGVKVQNNVSIYDGVTLEDHVFCGPSMVFTNVLHPRSEINRREDFSQTLVKKGATIGANATIRCGVTIGEYAFIGAGSVVLSDVPNHALVVGNPGKPKGWMCVCGHRINPGKDKLTCSSCNLSYDLGVNGLKINHYES from the coding sequence ATGTCATCACAGTCAACAAATGATAACTATTTTGTGCACGCTTCTAGCTATGTTGATGAAGGAGCACAGATTGGTAATGGTACAAAAATATGGCATTTTTGCCATATCATGCCAGGAGCTACGATTGGTACAAACTGTAACTTTGGTCAAAATGTGGTTGTGCATAGTAAGGTTAAGATTGGCAACGGGGTCAAAGTTCAAAACAATGTTTCAATTTATGATGGCGTAACGCTTGAAGACCATGTCTTTTGCGGCCCCTCCATGGTTTTTACCAATGTCTTACATCCTAGAAGCGAAATCAACCGTAGAGAAGATTTTAGTCAAACTCTTGTAAAAAAAGGTGCTACCATAGGTGCCAACGCAACCATACGGTGCGGTGTTACTATAGGTGAATATGCCTTTATTGGTGCTGGAAGTGTGGTTTTGAGTGATGTTCCCAACCATGCACTGGTTGTAGGAAACCCGGGTAAACCCAAAGGTTGGATGTGTGTCTGTGGACACAGGATCAATCCCGGCAAAGATAAATTAACCTGTTCTAGTTGCAACCTTAGTTATGATTTAGGTGTCAACGGTTTAAAAATTAATCACTATGAATCATAA
- a CDS encoding Gfo/Idh/MocA family oxidoreductase, giving the protein MASTLVCGTGYWGKNHVRNFFELKALFGIYDHDESRALHLAKTYPCHVFKSYEDALNHPEIDNVVIASPAESHYELAKQAILAKKHVLVEKPLALKTEHAQELIELAQSYQVTLMVGHLLKYHPCIQSLKNLLDDGTLGKLEYIYSNRLNLGKIRTKENILWSFAPHDISLMLWFTDSMPLQVNVMGGSYLQPNIADTTISSFVFPNGVRGHIYVSWLHPFKEQRLVLVGQKKMVVFDDTAETTQKLVLYDKNVDFIQGEYVAQKPKGEAIAYNHNLEPLKEECLHFLESINTKSTPLTDGQEGLNVLKVLHSCQNSLEMNGQAVQVKV; this is encoded by the coding sequence TTGGCAAGCACGTTGGTCTGCGGAACTGGTTATTGGGGCAAAAACCACGTTAGAAACTTTTTTGAGCTTAAAGCCTTATTTGGGATATACGATCATGATGAAAGCAGAGCTTTACACCTCGCAAAAACCTATCCATGTCATGTTTTCAAGAGTTATGAGGATGCACTCAACCATCCTGAAATTGATAATGTAGTCATTGCATCTCCTGCTGAGAGTCACTATGAGCTGGCAAAACAGGCTATTTTAGCAAAAAAGCATGTCCTGGTTGAAAAGCCATTGGCCTTAAAAACAGAACATGCGCAAGAATTGATTGAATTAGCCCAGTCTTATCAAGTCACTTTGATGGTAGGGCACCTGCTCAAGTATCACCCCTGCATTCAATCTCTTAAAAACCTGCTAGATGATGGTACCCTTGGTAAGCTAGAGTACATCTACTCTAATCGCCTCAATTTAGGAAAAATCAGAACCAAAGAAAATATACTTTGGTCTTTTGCTCCGCATGACATCTCCCTTATGCTTTGGTTTACTGATAGCATGCCTTTACAAGTGAATGTTATGGGTGGCAGCTATCTGCAACCCAATATTGCAGACACAACAATATCCTCATTTGTTTTTCCAAATGGTGTCCGTGGCCATATTTATGTGAGTTGGCTACACCCGTTTAAAGAACAACGTTTGGTTTTGGTTGGGCAGAAAAAAATGGTGGTTTTTGATGATACAGCTGAAACAACGCAAAAGCTGGTGCTATACGATAAAAATGTTGATTTTATTCAAGGGGAATATGTTGCTCAAAAACCAAAAGGAGAAGCTATCGCTTACAATCATAATTTGGAACCTTTAAAAGAAGAATGCCTACACTTTCTTGAAAGTATCAATACAAAAAGCACCCCACTAACAGATGGCCAAGAAGGTCTTAATGTTTTAAAAGTATTGCACAGTTGTCAAAACTCTTTAGAGATGAATGGACAAGCTGTTCAAGTTAAGGTTTAA
- a CDS encoding TolC family protein has product MIQVKNNAYVISKLRACKLLLLIVLIYRCEYSNALTWEEAKASLAKNNYNLNVNYENIHVAKNDMIQTRSRLYPEISLRGGAERFLQEDASLGFRSFLGPRLTWSLYQGGRVKHSVRQARINIKKQINTYSLSEVEQQAQLRQIFASAVYAKKNIALAETSLERAKNNNRYVRLNYKGGQEYVWVFQSSQKTVLESEANLLKAEQEAKKALFTLQQMIGEDIVTSLDEIQEAQFNVPENIDEEINVNSYIEKHPELEIAKQNETIANLNHKVAKANMLPSLIFRTDFIVADTDESQVFPFWYAGVNLTVPLFESGRNKKASENARIKFKQSQQLYQQVKLKQKQDIEQQVLNYKWALKNRSVSILNLESLQNKYKLFEKQYREGLIPYTLWDSTQIELRTAENKWLQSLQLLQVEYAKLLLVLGVTEDEFKSN; this is encoded by the coding sequence ATGATTCAGGTAAAAAACAACGCATATGTTATATCCAAATTAAGAGCATGCAAGCTGTTATTATTGATTGTTTTGATTTACAGATGCGAATATTCAAATGCTTTAACTTGGGAAGAAGCTAAAGCCAGTTTAGCAAAAAACAATTATAACCTTAATGTTAATTATGAAAACATTCATGTTGCTAAAAATGATATGATTCAAACTAGGTCAAGACTTTATCCAGAAATTTCATTGCGAGGTGGAGCTGAACGTTTTTTACAAGAAGATGCTTCCTTAGGGTTTAGGTCGTTCTTAGGGCCAAGGTTAACATGGTCGTTGTACCAAGGAGGAAGAGTAAAACATTCAGTTAGACAAGCCAGAATTAATATTAAAAAACAAATCAATACGTATTCTTTGAGTGAAGTTGAACAGCAGGCCCAGTTGCGTCAAATTTTTGCTAGTGCAGTTTATGCCAAGAAAAATATTGCTTTGGCGGAAACATCTTTAGAAAGAGCAAAAAATAACAACCGATATGTTCGGTTAAATTATAAAGGTGGTCAAGAGTATGTTTGGGTTTTTCAAAGCTCACAAAAAACAGTTCTTGAGAGTGAAGCAAATTTATTAAAGGCAGAACAAGAAGCAAAAAAAGCCTTATTTACATTACAACAAATGATAGGCGAAGATATAGTGACTAGTCTTGATGAAATACAAGAAGCGCAGTTTAATGTTCCAGAGAATATTGATGAAGAGATTAATGTAAACAGTTATATCGAAAAGCATCCAGAGCTTGAAATTGCTAAACAAAATGAAACAATTGCAAACTTAAACCATAAAGTAGCAAAAGCGAATATGCTACCTTCATTAATATTTAGAACAGACTTTATTGTGGCAGATACGGATGAATCACAAGTTTTTCCCTTTTGGTATGCAGGGGTTAATCTTACTGTTCCACTGTTTGAATCTGGTCGTAATAAGAAAGCTTCAGAAAATGCTAGGATAAAGTTTAAGCAATCTCAGCAGCTTTATCAACAAGTAAAGCTAAAACAAAAACAAGATATAGAACAACAAGTTTTGAACTATAAATGGGCCTTAAAAAATAGGAGTGTTTCAATACTTAACTTAGAGTCACTACAAAATAAATACAAGCTTTTTGAAAAACAATATAGGGAAGGGCTTATTCCTTATACCCTTTGGGATAGTACACAGATTGAACTGCGTACAGCAGAAAACAAATGGCTTCAAAGTTTGCAACTATTACAAGTTGAATATGCAAAGCTATTATTAGTATTAGGAGTAACAGAAGATGAATTTAAATCCAATTAA
- a CDS encoding HlyD family efflux transporter periplasmic adaptor subunit, producing MNLNPIKGLTVVFVFLFGSCQLNSDKTEEQKYLFYSATQEDLVNYIETSGTVEPKNNVGVVAPSKGRIDKLLIEEGDQVKKGQVIAIMSSDKRVQILDMAANESLEERQYWKKQILPTKIFSPISGTVLEIVNREGDTVSGEIAKMSDGQIVRASIDEIDITKIKLNSEVIINFDADESKTFSGKLEKIAQTAQKIRNVNVYPIEVSFDEEDLKNQGFTIRSGMSVTIRVPVDKVENAIAIPSFAANNQSNKEISVVMKNGVTKKIKLGDTFGDKVHVINGLNAGDEIRVKAFKAETLKKKSILNFFK from the coding sequence ATGAATTTAAATCCAATTAAAGGCTTAACGGTGGTATTCGTTTTTTTATTTGGTTCATGTCAGTTGAATTCAGATAAAACAGAAGAGCAGAAATATCTTTTTTACAGTGCCACCCAAGAAGATTTGGTTAATTATATTGAAACAAGTGGTACTGTAGAACCAAAGAATAATGTTGGTGTTGTTGCACCTTCTAAAGGTAGAATAGATAAACTTTTAATAGAAGAAGGTGATCAAGTTAAAAAAGGACAAGTTATTGCTATCATGAGTTCTGATAAAAGAGTTCAGATTTTAGACATGGCAGCAAATGAAAGTTTAGAAGAAAGGCAATATTGGAAAAAGCAGATATTACCTACAAAAATATTTTCGCCGATATCGGGTACTGTTTTAGAAATAGTTAATAGAGAAGGGGATACTGTCAGCGGAGAGATTGCAAAAATGTCAGATGGACAAATAGTAAGGGCTAGTATTGATGAAATTGATATCACAAAAATAAAACTCAACAGTGAAGTTATCATTAATTTTGATGCAGATGAAAGTAAAACGTTTTCAGGTAAACTTGAAAAAATAGCTCAAACTGCACAGAAAATAAGAAATGTTAATGTTTATCCTATTGAAGTCAGCTTTGATGAGGAAGATTTAAAAAACCAGGGATTTACTATTCGATCAGGAATGTCGGTAACAATAAGAGTTCCAGTAGACAAAGTAGAGAATGCAATTGCAATCCCATCTTTTGCTGCAAATAACCAGTCTAACAAAGAGATATCAGTAGTTATGAAAAATGGTGTTACAAAAAAGATTAAACTGGGTGATACGTTTGGCGATAAAGTGCATGTTATTAATGGTTTGAATGCTGGGGATGAAATTAGAGTTAAAGCTTTTAAAGCAGAAACATTAAAGAAAAAGAGTATTCTCAATTTTTTTAAGTAA
- a CDS encoding ABC transporter permease has protein sequence MALIRLKKISKIYQQNKEVEPFKALDEIDLEIEKGEYVAIVGPSGSGKSTLLQILGLLDISSSGQYFFDEQDVSILSDDELTALRSKTIGFIFQMFNLLPRISSVENAALPMIYSGQKDIEKVKKILTQLGLENHFINTPAQLSGGQQQRVAIARSLVNSPQVVFADEPTGNLPQKQAVEIIAELERMHQTGITLVIITHSNELAKRADRIIKIVDGKIVEDSKGYKKQDIKTQNIENKNSVRTSKKINPNLWLQVTKMSLQSLLRNKVRTFLTMLGIIIGVFSVTSMLAIGDGAKKSVEEELKQMGSNMFRVSTEWPKVKGSQSHKRTITKLNPSDLKSIENAAKKSINIKYAAGTRDVEGVISYNGYSYTSKLMGVSASFQKMRNLKVRYGRFFTDSENSKQAKVCVLGDTVYSSIFKKGVNPIGKSIDINGSKYRVIGLLPKKGSSFTGDIDDVVYLPEQTVINRIYGRKQYRHLFVEATSTENIEAAMFEVTKILRQNHRLPDEVENDFEIKNFGEIRSTIDSISKNFLILIIVIALISLIVGGIGIMNIMLVSVTERTREIGLRKAVGARKSDILNQFLIESILISMLGGFIGVTGAFFVGTIVEYLFSWEIVFRAYMIILAFGFSMCVGVFFGWYPAKKAANLSPIQALRYE, from the coding sequence ATGGCATTGATACGACTTAAAAAGATATCAAAAATTTATCAACAAAATAAAGAAGTTGAACCATTTAAGGCTTTAGATGAGATAGATTTAGAAATAGAAAAAGGTGAATATGTTGCTATTGTTGGGCCATCTGGTTCGGGCAAGTCTACATTATTACAAATCTTAGGATTATTAGATATTTCAAGTTCGGGACAGTACTTTTTTGATGAACAAGATGTATCTATTTTAAGTGATGATGAATTAACTGCTTTAAGATCAAAAACTATTGGCTTTATTTTTCAAATGTTTAACTTGCTACCAAGAATATCTTCAGTTGAAAATGCAGCTTTACCTATGATCTATAGTGGTCAAAAAGATATAGAAAAAGTAAAAAAAATATTAACCCAGTTGGGCTTAGAAAATCATTTTATTAATACGCCAGCACAATTATCAGGAGGGCAACAACAACGTGTTGCCATTGCACGATCATTGGTTAACAGTCCACAAGTTGTTTTTGCAGATGAACCAACAGGTAATTTGCCGCAAAAACAAGCTGTAGAGATTATTGCAGAACTAGAAAGAATGCATCAAACGGGTATCACTTTGGTAATCATAACACACTCAAATGAACTCGCTAAACGTGCAGATAGAATTATTAAAATTGTTGATGGAAAAATTGTAGAAGATTCAAAAGGTTATAAAAAACAAGATATAAAAACTCAAAATATTGAAAATAAAAATAGCGTAAGGACTTCAAAGAAAATTAATCCAAATTTATGGCTTCAAGTTACAAAAATGTCGCTGCAATCATTGTTAAGAAATAAAGTAAGAACATTTTTAACAATGTTAGGAATAATCATTGGAGTTTTTTCTGTAACATCTATGTTAGCAATAGGTGATGGAGCAAAAAAATCAGTTGAAGAAGAACTGAAACAAATGGGTTCTAATATGTTTAGAGTTTCTACAGAATGGCCAAAGGTTAAGGGGAGCCAATCTCATAAAAGAACCATAACAAAATTAAATCCTAGTGATCTTAAAAGTATAGAGAATGCAGCTAAAAAATCAATTAATATTAAGTATGCAGCAGGGACTAGAGATGTTGAAGGAGTAATATCGTATAATGGTTATAGTTATACCAGCAAATTAATGGGAGTGAGTGCATCTTTTCAAAAAATGAGAAATTTAAAAGTTAGATATGGAAGATTTTTTACAGATAGCGAAAATAGTAAACAAGCAAAAGTCTGTGTTTTAGGTGATACAGTTTATAGCAGTATTTTCAAAAAAGGTGTTAACCCAATAGGAAAATCAATTGATATTAATGGAAGTAAATATAGAGTAATTGGTTTATTACCAAAAAAAGGAAGTAGTTTTACCGGTGATATAGATGATGTGGTTTATTTGCCTGAACAAACAGTTATAAATAGAATTTATGGAAGAAAACAGTATAGACATTTATTTGTGGAGGCAACAAGTACAGAAAATATTGAAGCCGCTATGTTTGAAGTGACAAAAATTTTAAGACAAAATCACCGGTTACCTGATGAAGTGGAAAACGATTTTGAAATTAAAAATTTTGGTGAAATAAGAAGTACGATTGATAGTATATCAAAAAACTTTTTAATTCTTATTATTGTTATAGCGTTAATATCACTTATTGTAGGTGGTATAGGTATTATGAATATTATGTTGGTGTCTGTTACTGAAAGAACAAGAGAAATTGGACTAAGAAAAGCTGTTGGCGCCAGAAAAAGTGATATATTGAACCAATTTTTAATTGAATCAATATTAATTAGTATGTTGGGTGGTTTTATCGGTGTAACAGGTGCATTTTTTGTTGGGACAATAGTAGAGTATTTGTTTAGTTGGGAGATTGTTTTTAGAGCATATATGATTATTCTGGCTTTTGGTTTTTCAATGTGTGTGGGTGTATTTTTTGGTTGGTATCCTGCAAAAAAAGCTGCAAACTTGTCTCCTATACAAGCATTAAGGTATGAATAA
- the galE gene encoding UDP-glucose 4-epimerase GalE yields the protein MKKILITGGAGYVGAYVAQYLKEKGYDIIIYDNLSTGHKEHINDYKFYHADLSDEKKLNECFLNEKPHLVIHLAASALVHESQTNPILYYKNNVENSIKLTNAMLKHGCKNMIFSSSGASYGESKKVPMIEDHPQQPINTYGLSKLMFEMVLKDMSEKKMLSYVVFRFFNAAGEIERFNGGETHDPETHFIPNLCKMALREDTLSIFGSNYKTKDGTCVRDYVHVEDLCEAHFLAIDYLKNKNESLICNLGSGKGYSLLEIINSFEKIIDKKINTKQMPPRLGDPAELYADITHAKTKLNWQPKKDLDDILNSAWKYHSKKV from the coding sequence ATGAAAAAAATATTAATTACAGGTGGAGCGGGTTATGTTGGTGCTTATGTTGCGCAGTATTTAAAAGAAAAAGGCTATGATATTATTATTTATGATAATTTATCTACAGGTCATAAAGAACATATAAATGATTATAAATTTTATCATGCTGATTTATCAGATGAAAAAAAACTAAATGAATGTTTTTTAAATGAAAAGCCTCATTTAGTTATACACTTGGCAGCCAGCGCTCTTGTTCATGAGAGCCAAACCAATCCAATTTTATATTATAAAAATAATGTTGAAAACAGTATTAAATTAACAAACGCTATGCTGAAACATGGTTGTAAAAACATGATTTTTAGTTCTAGTGGAGCAAGTTATGGTGAGTCAAAGAAAGTTCCAATGATAGAGGATCATCCACAGCAACCAATTAATACCTATGGGTTAAGTAAATTAATGTTTGAGATGGTCTTAAAAGATATGTCAGAAAAAAAGATGCTGTCATATGTTGTGTTTAGGTTTTTTAATGCTGCTGGAGAAATTGAACGATTCAATGGTGGTGAAACCCATGACCCTGAAACTCACTTTATACCTAACTTATGTAAAATGGCATTAAGAGAGGATACATTATCCATTTTTGGTTCTAATTATAAAACAAAAGACGGAACCTGTGTTCGGGATTATGTGCATGTTGAAGATTTGTGCGAGGCTCATTTTTTAGCTATTGACTATTTAAAGAATAAAAATGAATCATTAATATGCAACTTAGGGTCAGGTAAAGGTTATTCTTTGTTAGAAATAATAAATAGTTTTGAAAAAATAATAGATAAAAAAATTAATACTAAACAAATGCCGCCTAGACTAGGAGATCCAGCAGAGTTGTATGCAGATATAACTCATGCAAAGACTAAACTGAATTGGCAACCTAAAAAAGACCTAGATGATATTTTAAACTCAGCTTGGAAGTATCACTCAAAAAAAGTCTGA
- a CDS encoding MraY family glycosyltransferase has product MLPTFIIKDRLIFAFILALISFFTCFALTKVILFLSHKFNVLDLPEKRRVHTQPTPRLGGIAFIGASFLNIAFLFHFKPAFYQVVKDTPSFLAIFIGLTLTFLLGMVDDLNNLKAKHKLFFQIAIACVVFILGFKVRFIALSASYTIDLGYLSLPITIIFLVGLQNAFNFIDGIDGLAGGVAWITLASIAILAFFISLPILGWLSLILIASLSAFLVFNWSPAKIFMGDSGSLSLGFTLACFSQFPGSQQNVPYPIYVVFLFLSLPILDTGIALSRRAIKHLDSFHFQPHTLKQSWSFIKQLFKKIMKPDGDHIHHRLLRHYLSHKKVAITCYKLAFFGSLCACLCTQAPTFIAWLITLSYCFFVFQFLISLEYDAFQSRKHRHALQEAEWQKALQSFDTSDSSDSSDFF; this is encoded by the coding sequence ATGCTACCAACCTTTATTATAAAAGATCGACTTATCTTTGCTTTTATTTTAGCACTAATAAGTTTTTTTACTTGTTTTGCTTTAACAAAAGTCATTCTTTTTTTATCCCATAAATTTAATGTACTTGACCTTCCAGAAAAAAGAAGAGTACACACTCAACCTACCCCAAGGTTGGGTGGCATAGCTTTTATTGGGGCTTCTTTTTTAAATATCGCATTTCTATTTCACTTCAAACCCGCTTTCTATCAAGTTGTAAAAGATACCCCGTCTTTCTTGGCAATCTTTATTGGTCTCACTCTAACTTTTTTGCTGGGTATGGTAGATGATCTAAATAATTTAAAAGCCAAACATAAGCTTTTTTTTCAAATTGCTATTGCCTGTGTTGTATTTATATTGGGTTTTAAAGTCAGGTTTATTGCTTTAAGCGCAAGCTACACCATTGATCTTGGTTATTTATCTTTACCCATTACAATTATTTTTTTAGTGGGTTTACAAAATGCCTTTAACTTCATTGACGGTATTGATGGATTAGCTGGAGGTGTTGCCTGGATTACACTGGCCTCAATTGCTATTTTAGCTTTTTTTATATCTCTACCTATATTAGGTTGGTTGAGTTTAATTTTAATCGCAAGCTTAAGTGCATTTTTAGTCTTCAACTGGTCACCGGCAAAAATTTTTATGGGTGACAGTGGTAGCCTTAGTTTGGGTTTTACTTTGGCTTGTTTTTCTCAATTTCCAGGCAGCCAACAAAATGTACCCTATCCAATTTATGTTGTATTTTTATTTTTAAGTCTCCCAATTTTAGATACTGGTATTGCTTTATCTCGACGCGCAATCAAACACCTTGATAGCTTTCACTTTCAACCACACACATTAAAGCAGTCATGGTCCTTTATAAAGCAGCTTTTTAAAAAAATCATGAAACCAGACGGTGACCACATCCATCATAGATTATTACGTCATTATTTATCTCACAAAAAAGTAGCTATAACTTGTTATAAATTAGCATTTTTTGGCAGCTTATGTGCTTGTTTATGCACCCAAGCACCAACATTTATAGCTTGGCTTATAACTTTATCTTACTGCTTTTTTGTTTTTCAATTTTTAATTTCTTTAGAATATGATGCCTTTCAATCTAGGAAGCATAGGCACGCTTTACAAGAAGCAGAGTGGCAAAAAGCTTTACAATCATTTGACACATCGGATTCTTCCGATTCTTCAGACTTTTTTTGA